A region of Mobula birostris isolate sMobBir1 chromosome X, sMobBir1.hap1, whole genome shotgun sequence DNA encodes the following proteins:
- the suox gene encoding sulfite oxidase, mitochondrial isoform X2, which produces MLPQACSVRWKKTATNQDKSASDQFHNARWRYMVLGALAGMGAMLAYGWYGKQEAELKPELSLNNKAQASYPIYTRQDVAKHKTMESGIWVTYKSEVYDITNFVEMHPGGDKILLAAGGAVEPFWSMYAVHKQEHVYQILEEYKIGELSPEDAQVTVDAADPYGNEPLRHPVLKVNSFKPFNAEPPLELLSENYLTPTEIFFVRNHLPVPEVDPKNFSLKIEGEGMKSIQLTLQDIQTKFPKHTITAALQCAGNRRSEMNVVRQVKGLNWGSAAIGNAKWTGAKLSDVLKYAGLPENTDAKHVQFEGLDKDITGSPYGASIPIRKALNKDGDVLLAYEMNDEALSRDHGFPLRVIVPGVVGARNVKWLSKIVVSKEESKSHWQVNDYKGFSPSVDWDNVDFSSAPAIQELPIQSVITAPSNGEHLSSDMDEITVKGYAWSGGGREVIRVDVSLDGGQTWHVADLNGVKPNEGQAWAWKLWQLTVPLPKDQKNLEIICKAVDNQYNVQPDTVAPIWNLRGVLNNSWSRVKVTIKT; this is translated from the coding sequence GAAGCAGAGCTGAAACCAGAATTATCGCTTAACAATAAGGCTCAAGCATCTTATCCAATTTATACCAGGCAAGATGTGGCCAAGCATAAAACTATGGAAAGTGGAATATGGGTAACCTACAAATCTGAAGTGTACGATATTACAAATTTTGTGGAAATGCATCCTGGGGGTGATAAGATTTTGCTTGCTGCTGGAGGTGCCGTTGAACCATTTTGGTCTATGTATGCTGTCCATAAACAAGAACATGTTTACCAGATTCTTGAAGAGTACAAAATTGGGGAATTGAGCCCTGAAGATGCACAGGTGACTGTTGATGCAGCTGATCCTTATGGGAATGAGCCATTGAGACACCCGGTTTTAAAGGTGAATAGTTTTAAGCCATTTAATGCAGAACCACCACTAGAGCTTCTATCTGAAAATTATCTTACTCCAACTGAAATCTTCTTTGTACGAAACCACCTGCCTGTCCCAGAGGTTGATCCAAAAAATTTCAGTTTAAAgattgagggagagggaatgaaaTCCATTCAATTGACTCTCCAGGACATTCAAACCAAGTTCCCAAAGCACACAATTACTGCTGCATTGCAATGTGCTGGCAATCGGCGCTCTGAAATGAATGTGGTGCGTCAAGTGAAGGGACTAAATTGGGGGTCAGCAGCTATTGGTAATGCAAAATGGACTGGAGCTAAACTTTCTGATGTCCTTAAGTATGCAGGGCTCCCAGAGAACACAGATGCTAAACATGTCCAGTTTGAGGGACTTGATAAGGATATAACTGGGTCACCCTATGGGGCCTCTATTCCTATTCGTAAAGCACTCAACAAAGATGGTGATGTGCTTCTTGCCTACGAAATGAATGATGAAGCTTTATCCAGGGATCATGGCTTTCCACTACGTGTTATTGTTCCAGGAGTGGTAGGAGCACGTAATGTGAAGTGGTTGAGCAAGATTGTAGTAAGTAAAGAAGAAAGCAAGAGCCATTGGCAAGTGAATGACTATAAGGGATTTTCTCCTTCTGTGGACTGGGACAATGTTGATTTCAGTTCTGCTCCAGCAATTCAAGAATTACCCATCCAGTCTGTCATCACAGCACCTTCCAATGGTGAGCATCTCAGTTCAGACATGGATGAGATCACAGTGAAAGGCTACGCATGGAGTGGAGGTGGCCGAGAAGTGATCCGGGTGGACGTCTCACTGGATGGTGGGCAGACTTGGCATGTGGCTGACTTGAATGGGGTGAAGCCAAATGAAGGGCAAGCTTGGGCCTGGAAATTATGGCAACTCACTGTGCCTCTGCCAAAAGACCAGAAAAACCTTGAGATCATTTGCAAGGCTGTGGATAACCAGTACAACGTGCAGCCAGATACTGTTGCACCCATCTGGAATTTACGAGGTGTCCTCAATAATTCCTGGAGTCGAGTGAAAGTTACAATCAAAACATAA